CTCAGGCTCTCGGACATCCGAACACCCCGGGCGCTGTTGTGGTCGCCGGAAAAATGCGACGCGACCCGCTGGGCAATGTTGGTACTCTTGCCCACATAGAGAAGCACGTCGTTTTCGCCATAGAACCGATAGACCCCCGGCCTTCTGGGCAGATCGTCGAGGATATCCGGCGGCAGGTTGGAGGGAACGCTCGGCCGCTGCAGCAACACTTTCAGCGCGGCCTCGAACGACTCGTCACCCTTCTCTGCCCTCGCCTTTTCGAAAAACGACAGCATTGCCGACACATCCCCCATGGCCCGGTGCCGCTGAACCTGGGCGAGGCCGTGGCGGGCAATCAGCGCGTCCATGTTGTGGCGGCGAAACTCCGGATAAAGCCGGCGGGAAAGCTTTACCGTGCACAGAACACGGGCCGAAAACGGCCGCGCCAGCCGCCGGAATTCCGCTTTGATAAAGCCATAATCGAACCGCGCATTGTGGGCGACAAAGACCTTGTCCTTCAGTTGCTCCGCCAGCTCATCGGCCACTTCTTCAAATAAGGGTGCGTCCGCCACCATGTCATTGGAAATACCGGTAAAGCTCTCAATGAAAGGCGAGATACGTGTTTGCGGATTGAGCAGCGTCTGCCATTCCCCCACCACCTCGCCGTCGCGCCAGAACCGTATGCCAATCTCGGTAATCCGGTCGCGGGCGGAATTGCCTCCGGTGGTCTCGATATCAAGAAAGGCGAAGGTCGCCGATCGCAGTACAGTACTTTCGGATGTCATGGAATAAAACTACGCCGAATTAGATATCGCAGATGTCTGACTATGAACGAAAAGCAGTTATAGACATTCGTCTAATCCGTCAATGAATTTATTTGAATTGTCATGAATTCGTAACTACCTTGTTTTTGGGTCCAACAACAAAAATGTGTGGAGACAACAACGATGCAAAGCAACAAACTGAGATTGGCAATTCGTGCGACGGCAGCTGCGGCAGTATTCGGGGTGGCTGGCCAGGCTGGTGCCGTAAACTTCAAAGCCGGCGACTACGACATGTCGGTTTACGGTTACGCACGGTTTAACGCAAGTTACGACGTGGACAGCAACCAGGCCCTGAGCACCCGCTCTGGTTCCTACGCTGGCCTCGCAGGCAACGACAATGCACCCGAAGGCCACTTCGGCGCTGACGCTTTCCAGAGCCGTATCGGTGTGAAAACCACCAGCCCTGAAGGCGTGATGATCAACATTGAAGGTGACTTCCGCGGCGGTGGTGGCGGTACTCTCCGTCTGCGTCATGCCTACGGTTCCTACAACGGTGTTCTGGCCGGCCAGACCTGGTCTAACTTCACCAGCTTCGTAGGCAATACCTCTACTCTGGATTTCGACTCACTCCCGGGCAATGCTGGCTACCAGAGCCGGACAGCTCAGGTACGTTACACTTCCGGTCCTCTGTCAGTATCTCTCGAGGATCCTAACTACAGCTTCGTAACCACTGCGGCGAACGACATCAGCAAAGACGGCCTGCCGACTGTGACTGCTCGCCTGGAAGATTCAGCAGGCGGCATGTCTTACTCTGCGGCCGTTCTGGCTCACCAGATCGCCTATGACGACGGCACCAACGATGAAAGCTCCCTGGGCTTTGCCACCTTCGTTGCCGCCAAGATGGCTGTTTCCGACATGATCACCATTCAGGGTAGCCTGTCCTACACCGACGGTGCTAACAGCTACCTGTATCGCTCTGGCGAAAACTTCGGTGCTGCCAGCGCTTATGTCGATGGGAACGGTGACGTTGAAACCATCTCCGGCTACGGCGGTACCATCGGTGCCGGCATCAACCTGGGTGGCGGTCGCAGCATCAACATCGGCTACGGCATGGTCGAGGTCGACTGGGATGACGCGGAAGCTGATGGCGTAGCAGTGGCCGGCCAGAGTGAAACCAACTCTGCCATCATGGCCAACTACCAGTGGACGCCGGTCAAGAACGTGATGATGGGCGTAGAACTTCAGCGCCTGAGCCGTGAAAACGTTAGCGGCACTGATGGCGACGCAAGCCGCCTGCTGTTCGCAGCACAGTACAACTTCTAAACCTCCCGTTAGAAGTTAGCTGAATCAGCAAAAACCCCGGCTCAGGCCGGGGTTTTTGTTTGGGCTATTCACCAGCCCGAAGCCGCGTTCGCACACCGCGTGTGGTCATCACCCCCAACACCTCCACCAGAGACCATAAACCTCGGTCGTGCTGCCTGGGCGCCTTGCCCTTACCCATGCGCCCGAGCTGGCGCGTGTACCAGCTCACTTCCATCAGGGCCATGTTATCGATGGCCCGGATGCCGGTTCTGATCGGCCGCACCTGGCTGGTCACTTGCTCCCCCGCCAGCACCCGATTGGGCAGATCCGGCTCCACAGCCAACGGCCGGGCCAGACCCACCAGATCGGTGGCCCCCGACCCGATCGCCTCTGCCATACCCTGGCTGGTCCGGAAACCGCCGGTCACCATCAACGGCACCGACACCCGCTTTCGCACCTTCTCCGCAAACTCCAGAAAATAGGCTTCCCGCGCCAGAGTGCTCTGCTTGACCTCCACATTCACCCGCCCCTTCTCGGCGCCTTTGGCCATGGCCGGGTTCTCATAATTGCCGCCGGAGATCTCCGCCAGATCAATCCCCTCGGCATCCAACGCCTCAATGACCGCGAGTGATTCCTCCTCGGTAAACCCGCCCCGCTGGAAATCCGCCGAATTCAACTTGATGCCCACAGAGAATTCGGGTCGGGTCACCTCGCGAATCGCCCGGTACACCGCCAGCACGAACCGCATCCGCTTCTCGGGCGAACCACCCCACTCGTCCGTTCTCTGATTGTGGTGCGGCGACAGGAACTGGCTGACCAGATAACCATGGGCCCCGTGAATCTGCACCCCATCAAACCCCGCCTTCTCCGCAATAGCCGCAGCCCGGGCAAAGCGCTGAACAATGTCCTCGATCTCCGGTCCCGTCAGGGCCCGCGGCGTGGCAAACATACTCCGCAACTCCTTCCTGAACGGAATCGCACTGGGCGACACCGGATCACGATTGAGCATCTTCGGGCTCTGCTTGCCCGGATGATTCAGTTGCATCCAGATCTTCTTGCCACCCGTTTTGCCGGCCTCCGCCCAGGCCCTCAGCAGCGCCAGATCCCGCTCATCCTCCAGCACCACGTTCTGCGGTTCGCCGATGTGCCGGCGATCCACCATCACATTCCCGGTAATCGACAACCCGGTACCGCCCTCGGCCCAGGTCCGGTACAGCGTGACCAGCTCCGGGGTAACCCGGTTATCAATAGTGCCCAGGGTTTCGCTCATGGCGGACTTCGCAAAGCGATTGGGAATGACCGCCCCGTTTCGCAGTTTCAGTGGTTGGGACAGTATTTCGGCGGGAGTCATTGCAGCTCTCTTTAGTTGCCTTAGGTATTGGAGATAGTGAACAGGATAGAGAAGGAGGCCATTGGCCGGCCTGACGGGGTTGAAAACGAAGATTGATAAGGCGGGTAGGGAGCGATTAAAAGAGAGCCAGAACGACGAAGGCCGGTACGGCTTTTCAGAACTGTAGAGGGCCAGGGATGGCCCGAAACAAGCGCACAGGGATGTGCTTGTAGCGTGTTCTGAAAAGCCGTACCGGCCTTCGTCGCGCCACCCAACTCGCAGGCTGGGTGACAATCTGAGTCAAATCACAACAGAAGGGTACGGATATCCCCAAGAAGCTGGCTAAGCAACGCGGTGAATCGAGCCGCATCGGCACCGTTCACTGCCCGGTGATCGTAGGACAGCGACAGCGGCAACATCAGCCGCGGCTGGAACGCCTTGCCATCCCACACCGGCTTCATGGCCGCCTTGGACACCCCGAGAATCGCCACCTCCGGCGTATTCACGATCGGCGTAAACGCCGTACCGCCAATGCCACCGAGGCTGGTGATGGTAAAGCAGGCACCCTGCATCTCCGCAGGCTTCAGCTGCTTGTCCCGGGCCTTCTGCGCCAGCTCTGCGCTTTCTGCGGCCAGCTCCCACAGACCCTTCTTGTCCACATCGCGGATTACCGGCACCATCAGCCCATGGGGCGTATCCACCGCAATACCGATGTGAATGTACTTCTTGCGAACCACCTCCTTGCGCTCCATGTCCAGAGACACGTTGAACTGGGGCAGTTCCGCCAGCGCCGTGGCGCAGGCCTTGAGGAGGAACGGCAGCGGCGTCATCTTCACGCCCTTCTTCTCGCCAGCGGCCTTCTGGGCTTTGCGGAAGTCCTCCATGTCGGTGATGTCAGCATCGTCAAACTGGGTCACGTGGGGCACGTTCAGCCAGCTGCGCTGCATATTGGTGGCCGTGGCCGCCATCATGCGCGACATCGACTCACGCTCAACATCGCCGAACTGGCTGAAGTCCGGGAGCTTGACCCCTGGAATGCCAGAGCCAGTGCCCACGCTGCCACCCTGCTGCGACTGTTGCAGCTGGCTCTTTACGTACGCCTGGACGTCGTCTTTGACAATCCGGCTCTTCGGCCCTGAACCCTTGATACGGGTCAGGTCCGCACCGAGTTCCCGCGCCAACTTGCGCACGGCCGGGCCTGCGTGCACCTTCGCACCCGGTGAGGGTGGCTCGTAGGTGGAACCTTGGGGCTGGGGCGCAGGCTCCTGGGCTTTCTGCTTTTGCTCGGGCTCAGCCTTGCTTTCGGACTTCGACTCGGCCTCAGTCTTGCCGGAATCCTCATCGGCCGGCTCGTCCTCAGCCTCGCCGCCTTCCTCGACGGTCATTTCCAGCAAGTCATCGCCCTCGGAGAGCTTATCGCCCTCCTTCACCAGGATCTTGCCGACCTTGCCAGCATAGGGCGAGGGAATCTCCATGGTGGCCTTGTCGGATTCCACGGTGACCAGAGGGTCGTCCTCGGAAATGGAGTCGCCTTCGGACACGTTGATCTCAATGACCGGTACATTCTCGAAACCGTCCAGAGCCGGCACCTTCACCGTCTCCTTGCGAGAGCCGCCAGACGACTTCTTCGGCGCCGGCTTGCTTTTCTCGGCGCTGTCTTCGGATTCTTCCTTCGGCTTTTCCTCGGTCTTCTCCTCGGCTTTTGCCTCGGATTCCGACTCCGCCTCGTCGCTTGCGGAATCGCCTGAGCCACCTTCGGAGGGCTCCATCATGCCGACAACATCGCCTTCTTTCACCTTATCACCCACTTTCACAGTGATCTTGGTGATCTTGCCGGCGCCCGGAGCGGGCAGTTCCACGGAGGCCTTGTCGGACTCCACCGTCAGAATCGGATCCTCTTCCTCGACCGTGTCACCAGCGCTGACGCTGATCTCGATAATCTCGACCTCGTCCGCACCGCCGAGATCCGGAACCTTGATTTCCTGTTCACTCATGGCGGTCTCCTTAGCTCAGCACCGGGTTCGTTTTGTTGCGATCGATTCCGTACTTGCGCATGGCTTCGAGAACCACTTCCTTCTTCACTTCACCATCCTGGGCCAGGGCTGAAAGCGCCGTCACCGTTACATAGTAGCGGTCCACCTCAAAGAAGCTGCGCAGCTTCTCGCGGGTGTCACTGCGACCGAAGCCGTCGGTACCCAGGGTGAGATAGGTCTTGGGAATGAACGCCCGCAGTTGCTCGGAGTGCAGCTTGATGTAGTCGGTGGACGACACCACCGGACCGGACTGCTTCTCCAGGCACTGGGTGACGTAGGCCTTCTTGGGCTTGTCATCCGGGTGCAGGCGGTTCCACCGTTCGATGTGCTGACCTTCGCGGGCCAGTTCATTGAAGCTGGTGACACTCCATACGTCTGAGGCAACACCCCAGTCGTCCTTCAGCATCTGGGCGGCAGCACGCACCTCGTTAAGGATGGCGCCGGCACCGAGCAGCTGGACCCGGGGCGTTTTCTTGCGACCCTTGGTTTCCACCGACTCGAACAGGTACATACCTTTGATGATGCCGTCCTCGCAGCCCTTGGGCATGGCCGGCTGTTCGTAGTTCTCGTTCTCGATGGTCAGGTAATAGAAAACGTTCTGGTTGTCCTCGAACATTTCCTTCATGCCCTGTCGCAGAACCACGGCCATCTCGTAGCCGTAGGCCGGGTCGTAGGCCTTACAGTTGGGGATGGTGTTCGCCAGGATATGGCTGTGGCCGTCCTGGTGCTGCAAGCCTTCACCGTTCAGTGTGGTACGGCCCGCAGTTCCACCAATCAGGAACCCTCGGGCCTGGATGTCACCGGAGGCCCACGCCAGATCCCCCACACGCTGGAAGCCGAACATGGAGTAGAAGATGTAGAACGGAATCAGCGGGAAGTTGTTGGTGCTGTAGGAGGTCGCTGCCGCCATCCAGGCCGCCATGGAGCCGTCCTCGTTAATGCCTTCCTCGAGAATCTGGCCCTTCTTGTCCTCCCGGTAGTACATGATCTGGTCACGGTCTTCCGGCACGTACTTCTGGCCTTCCGCCGTGTAGATTCCCAACTGGCGGAACATGCCCTCCATACCGAAGGTACGGGCCTCGTCCGGCACGATCGGCACCACACGCTTGCCGATGCGCTTGTCCTTGGTCAGTGCCGTGAGGATCCGCACGAACGCCATGGTGGTGGAGATCTTCCGATCACCCGAGCCGTCCAGAACCGCCTTGAAGATATCCAGTTCCGGAATCTGCAACGGCTGGCAGTCCTTGCGGCGCTTCGGATAGAAGCCGCCCAGCTCCTGCCGGCGCTTCTTCATGTAAACGATTTCCGGACTGTCCGGGGCCGGCCGGTAATACGGCACGTCCTTCAGCTCGTCGTCCTTCAGCGGCACCGCAAACCGGTCGCGGAACGACTTCAGCTGTTCGATGTCCAGTTTTTTCAGCGAGTGTGCAGTGTTCTGCGCCTCGCCGGCCTCGCCGAAACCATAGCCCTTGATGGTGTGGGCCAGGATCACGGTCGGGCGCCCGCCGTTGTTATGGATGGCGTGGTGGTAGGCCGCGTAGATCTTATACGGGTCGTGACCGCCGCGGTTGAGCTTGTTGATCTCCTCATCAGAGAGACTTTCCACCAGCTTGGCCAGTTCCGGATTGCGGCCAAAGAAATGCTTCCGGGTGTAGGCGGGCCCATTACTCTTGAAGTTCTGGAGCTCGCCGTCGCAGACCTCGTCCATGGCCCGCTGCATCACGCCTTCCTTGTCTTTTTCGAACAGCGGATCCCAATGGCGACCCCACACCACTTTCAGCACGTTCCAGCCGGCGCCACGAAATACGCCTTCGAGTTCCTGCATGATCTTGCCGTTGCCGCGAACCGGGCCATCCAGCCGCTGCAGGTTGCAGTTGACTACAAAGATGAGGTTGCTGAGGTTTTCACGGCCGGCCATGGAGATGGAGCCCAGGGTTTCCGGCTCGTCGCATTCACCGTCGCCTACGAAGCACCATACCTTGCGGTTGCCCATATCGATGAGCTCGCGGTTGTGCAGGTACTTCATCACATGAGCCTGATAGATGGCCTGGATCGGCCCCAGGCCCATGGAAACTGTCGGGAACTGCCAGTAGTCCGGCATTAGCCAGGGGTGCGGGTAGGAAGACAGACCTGTGCCGTCGACTTCCTCGCGGTACTTGTCCAGGTCCTTTTCATCGAACCGTCCTTCAAGGAAGGAACGGGCATAGATACCCGGGGAGGAGTGCCCCTGGAAATACACCAGATCGGATTCGCGCTCGTTGTCGCCACCGTGGAAGAAATAGTTGAAACCAACGTCGTAGAGGGTTGCTGCCGAGGAGAACGAGGATACGTGGCCGCCGAGGTCACCCGGACGCTGGTTGGCGCGCATGACCATGGCCATCGCATTCCAGCGGATCAGTGAGCGAATCCGCCGCTCCATGAACAGGTCACCGGGCATGGGCGCCTGCTGGGATACGGGAATGCTGTTCCGGAATGGCGTGGTAATGGAATAAGGTAGCTCGGTGCCATCGCGGCTGGCCCGTTCGGAGAGCCTCTCGAGAATATATTTGGCCCGGTCTACGCCTTCGTTCTCGATCAGAGATTCCAGCGCGTCCAGCCATTCACTGGTTTCAATGGGATCATCGTCCTGGTACATCAAACCCTCCCCTTGGCATCAAAAGGTGCAGCGCGGCCACGATCAGCAGCCGGCGCGATGCGGTGTCAATGAGCTGCGATTACATGCAGTGTGTTGTTATGGGTATATCCGCCTGACAGGTGTACCGGTGCTCAGTACACAGAACCTGTAGTAAGCATAGAACAGCTTTCACACTTTTCATGCCGGATCGCCCCGGTTTTCGGGCTTTTGACCCTGGTCGATCAGCATCGAGACAGACGTGAACAGATCTGTTATCCCAATCCGTAGTATTTTTACTACATTTCGCCTATCAAATTCAATTGAAGCCCACCCCTGAGTCCATTTCTGGGCCGCTTCTTGCGGTTAGTTACGGAAGAATGACCGTTTTTGGACCACTAAACAACCAGAATGCGACCAATGTCGTAGCATTCCTATCACAGAGAATTTTGTTACCGTGCTAAACGATCTCATTCGCCACAATTAGCGTAATTTCGAGATATTTACCCGTATTTTCATAACTTTAACGGCAGCATCTGGCCGCGGTACTGCAGTTTTCCGTCAGCTATTAATTAGACCTGAAAATAAATTCCTATTTATGTATACTTGCCTGCCTGATTTTTAACCACCAAAAAGTGGTCGGACCACTTTTTACTCAGTCAACCAACAGAGGGCGATCTATGAACTCCATCGTCACCTTTCCGAACCGGATTCCCACCACGGAGTTCGAGGAACGGCGCTTCAAGGTCTACACAGACCGCCAGCTCGACAAGATCGAGATCATTCAGAACCTTCCTGAAGAGACCCTGTTTGAGATGAAGGTGGTGGCCAGTGTGCTGCCTTTCCGGGTCAACGAATACGTTATCAATGAACTGATCAACTGGGACCAGGTGCCCAACGATCCGATCTACCAGCTTGTCTTCCCGCAGAAAGGCATGCTCAAGGATGAACATTTCGAGCGTATGGCAGCGCTGCACCGGGAAGGTGCCGACAAGAAGGAAATCCAGGCGGTCGCCAAGGAGATCCGAGACGAGCTGAACCCGCATCCGGCCGGGCAGATGGAAATGAACATGCCGGAACTGGACGGCGAGGTGCTCGACGGCGTGCAGCACAAATACCGGGAGACCGTACTGTTCTTCCCGGCCCAGGGGCAGACCTGCCACTCCTATTGCACTTTCTGTTTCCGCTGGGCGCAATTTGTCGGTGATAAAGACCTGAAGATGGCCAGCACCGAAGCCGAAAAGCTGCATGGCTACTTGAAAGAGCACACCGAAGTCACCGACCTGCTGGTGACCGGTGGCGACCCCATGGTCATGAAGACCAAGAACCTGGTGCAGTACCTGGAGCCACTGCTGGAGCCCGAGTTTGACCACATCCAGACCGTCCGGATCGGCACCAAGGCACTGACCTTCTGGCCATACCGCTTCGTGACCGACAAGGACGCCGACGAGCTGATTGATCTGTTTGCGCGCCTCGTAGACGCCGGCAAGCACGTGGCTATCATGGCCCACTACAACCACTGGCAGGAGATCACCACCGAGATTGCCGAAGAGGCGATCCGCCGCATCCGCGCCACCGGCGCCGAAATCCGCGCCCAAGGCCCGCTGATCAAGCACGTCAACGACGACGCCGACGCCTGGGCGAAGCTGTGGAAGAAGGAAGTGAAGCTGGGCATCATCCCCTACTACATGTTCGTAGAGCGGGACACCGGCGCCAAGAACTACTTCGAGGTTCCCCTGGCGGAGGCCTACCACATTTACCGGGAAGCCATGAAACAGGTCTCCGGCCTGGCGCGCACCGCGCGCGGCCCGTCCATGAGTGCTGGCCCCGGCAAGGTGGAGATCCAGGGCATCACGGAAATCAAGGGCGAAAAAGTCTTTGTGCTGCGCTTCCTGCAGGGTCGTAACCCGGACTGGGTACAACGCCCCTTCTTTGCCAAGTACAGCGACACCGCTACCTGGTTGCATGAGCTTGAGCCAGCGTTTGGCGAGGAGAAGTTTTTCTTCGAAGATGAGTACGAGCAGATGAAGAAAGGCAACGGCTGAGTCTCCTTCTGTTCCGGGCGCCGCTATCCTGGCGCCCGGGCATAGTCCCGGGGCGAACGCCCGGTCCAGCGCCGGAACGCCCGACTGAAATTGGTCACATCAGAATACCCCAGCAGGTCCGACACCTGCCCGATGCTTTTCTGACCCACCGCCAGCAGCCGCCGGGCGTGCTGCTGACGCATGGATTCCACAAGATCGCGAAACACCACACCTTCGGCGCGCAATCGACGCTGCAGGGTTCGGGTTGTGACGTTCAGCTTTGCGGCCACCTCCTCTATCGAAGCAAAGCCCATCTCCTCATCGAACACCAGATCCCGCACCTGCTGCATCAGGGAACGGCCGCCACCAAGGCGCCCCAACTCCTCCTTGCATTGCTCCCGGGCCACCCGCGCCGCCACCGGGTCAGACATAACCAGCGGGGATTGCAGGATCGACCGGTCGAACACAAAGCCATTAAAGTCGCCATCGAAGGTCAGCGGGCCGGCCATCAGGTGATCGAAGCGGCTCATGAATGAGGGCTGGGCAAAACGGACCACCCCCCTACCCCGAAGCCTGGTGCCGGTGAGTGCCTCGGCCATCGCGGCGAAACCGGTAAGCAGGAACATGGCACCCACTTCCCCCAACTGGTAGCGCTCGTCGCGCTCGGCAAAGGCCAGGCGAACCCGATCGCCCTGCTGATCCAGACGCAGCTCCAGGTCCGATGACGGCATGTTGAAGTAGGCGATGGCAATGTCCAGCGCCTCACCCAGGGTCCTTGCCACCATTGCGGCCTGGCCAATCACACCGTGACAGGACACTTTCATCTGCAGCCCCATCAGAAAGCCCATGCCAGGCTCACCGGTCAGCGAGATGGCTCGCTGGATCAACCGGGCAAAGCAGTCCCTGGGCAGGCGAAACCCACTGCGCAGAAGATCCTCGAGAACCAGCCCCTCGTGCTCCAGCAGTTCCGCCACCGGAACATTCCAGCGCTCTGTCACATCGATCAGCAGCAGGACATAGGTGCCGGGAACCGTGGGCTGGCTCGACACAATGGCAACGGCTGCCTTGTTGGTTGTCGTCAAATGATCGTTTTTTGTCATCGGTTCATAGCCGGTACTGACGTGTAGGGAATCACAATAGCAGCTGATAAAACCGGGTGTAGGTGCCCGGTTGACATGTCCAACCGTAAAAAAGGTCAAAACCATGTCTGTTGATCCGAACACCCTGAGCGACGCGGAGAAAACCGAACATATCCGCAAGACCATCCTGGAGGAGGGGCGGGCCCTGCGTCGCCGGCACCCCTGGCTGGAAAGACACCAGAACCTGATTGGTGCCACCATCATGGCCATTTCGCTTCTGGGCATGATTTCCAGCGGCGCGCTCTATGTGATGGAGCTCATACCCTGGTGGATCTGTGTTCCGGTGACAGCGATCTTTGCCTCGCTGATTCATGAGCTGGAGCACGACCTGATTCACCTCATGTACTTCAAGAACCGGCCCTGGGCCAACGATCTGATGCTGGCGCTGGGATGGCTGGCCCGAGCCAGCACCATCAGCCCATTCGTGAGGCGCAAGCTGCACCTGCACCACCACAAGTTCAGCGGAACCGAGAGTGATCTTGAGGAGCGCGGCATCACCAACGGTGAGCGCTGGGGCGTCCGTCGCCTGCTGATGACAGGCGACAACATGCTGGCCGTACTGCTGCGGCCTTTCACCATGCAGCGCGCGGTTCGTGACTACATTCGCAGCCAGAAGCCGGCGTCGCAGGGCGACGCCAGAAAAATGAGCCTGCAGCAGCTGCTCGCCTATGCGCCGCTTGGCAACCTCTATTACCTGCTGTTCCACAGCTGGGTGCTGGCACACCTGGTGCTGTTCGCCGCACAGCTCTCAGGCGCCCCCATCAGCCTGTCGGAGGGGATGGCAACCGGGCTTGCAGCGCTCGACACCTTTGCCGTGGTGTACATGCTGCCGTCTTTCCTGCGCACCTTCTGCTTGCACTTCATTAGCTCGAACATGCACTACTACGGCGATGTCGAGCCCAGGAACGTGATGCAGCAGTGCCAGGTTCTCAATCCCTGGTGGCTGATGCCGATGCAGCTGTTCTGCTTCAACTTCGGCAGTACCCACGCCATCCATCATTTTGCCGTGCGCGAGCCCTTTTACATTCGACAATGGACGGCACCGGCAGCGCACCGGGTCATGAGGAAAATGGGGGTGCGATTCAACGACTATGGCACCTTCCTGAGGGGCAATCGGTTCTCTAGGGACACGTCCTCGCGCCAGCAGGATGGCAGCGAGCTGGCCGTGTAGGCGACCAGCCATCGCGAGCGCTTGCTCGACCACCGAATCAGCGTTTTTGCTTGGGCACAAACCCCTCGGGTTTGTGCCTCAGCCACTCCACGAACGACCGCAACTCTTCCAGCTCCAGCAGTTTCTCGCGGGTGTTGAAGTACAGCCCAAGCTCATGCTCGGTGCGAGCCTTGTGAATGGCGTTATGGCAGGGTCGACACACCCACAGGGTTCGGGTAATCAGGTCGTCTTTACTGAACAGCTTCTGGAAGCGCTTCTTGCGATGCAGGTGCTTGGGGATCAGATGGTGCCGGGTGAGCTTGGCCACCCGGCGCTCGCAGAGTTCACAGTTGTCAGGCTGGGGCGGGAGTTTGAGCATTCCACCTCAATGCATCAGGGTATACAGTTTCCGCCGATAGGTCCGTACATCCGGGTTGTTGTTGCCAAGC
The nucleotide sequence above comes from Marinobacter gudaonensis. Encoded proteins:
- a CDS encoding KamA family radical SAM protein, which produces MNSIVTFPNRIPTTEFEERRFKVYTDRQLDKIEIIQNLPEETLFEMKVVASVLPFRVNEYVINELINWDQVPNDPIYQLVFPQKGMLKDEHFERMAALHREGADKKEIQAVAKEIRDELNPHPAGQMEMNMPELDGEVLDGVQHKYRETVLFFPAQGQTCHSYCTFCFRWAQFVGDKDLKMASTEAEKLHGYLKEHTEVTDLLVTGGDPMVMKTKNLVQYLEPLLEPEFDHIQTVRIGTKALTFWPYRFVTDKDADELIDLFARLVDAGKHVAIMAHYNHWQEITTEIAEEAIRRIRATGAEIRAQGPLIKHVNDDADAWAKLWKKEVKLGIIPYYMFVERDTGAKNYFEVPLAEAYHIYREAMKQVSGLARTARGPSMSAGPGKVEIQGITEIKGEKVFVLRFLQGRNPDWVQRPFFAKYSDTATWLHELEPAFGEEKFFFEDEYEQMKKGNG
- a CDS encoding AraC family transcriptional regulator: MTKNDHLTTTNKAAVAIVSSQPTVPGTYVLLLIDVTERWNVPVAELLEHEGLVLEDLLRSGFRLPRDCFARLIQRAISLTGEPGMGFLMGLQMKVSCHGVIGQAAMVARTLGEALDIAIAYFNMPSSDLELRLDQQGDRVRLAFAERDERYQLGEVGAMFLLTGFAAMAEALTGTRLRGRGVVRFAQPSFMSRFDHLMAGPLTFDGDFNGFVFDRSILQSPLVMSDPVAARVAREQCKEELGRLGGGRSLMQQVRDLVFDEEMGFASIEEVAAKLNVTTRTLQRRLRAEGVVFRDLVESMRQQHARRLLAVGQKSIGQVSDLLGYSDVTNFSRAFRRWTGRSPRDYARAPG
- a CDS encoding fatty acid desaturase: MSVDPNTLSDAEKTEHIRKTILEEGRALRRRHPWLERHQNLIGATIMAISLLGMISSGALYVMELIPWWICVPVTAIFASLIHELEHDLIHLMYFKNRPWANDLMLALGWLARASTISPFVRRKLHLHHHKFSGTESDLEERGITNGERWGVRRLLMTGDNMLAVLLRPFTMQRAVRDYIRSQKPASQGDARKMSLQQLLAYAPLGNLYYLLFHSWVLAHLVLFAAQLSGAPISLSEGMATGLAALDTFAVVYMLPSFLRTFCLHFISSNMHYYGDVEPRNVMQQCQVLNPWWLMPMQLFCFNFGSTHAIHHFAVREPFYIRQWTAPAAHRVMRKMGVRFNDYGTFLRGNRFSRDTSSRQQDGSELAV